The Manihot esculenta cultivar AM560-2 chromosome 11, M.esculenta_v8, whole genome shotgun sequence genome includes a region encoding these proteins:
- the LOC110625499 gene encoding ubiquitin receptor RAD23b, with protein sequence MKLTVKTLKGSHFEIRVQPTDTVMAVKKNIEDVQGKDNYPCGQQLLIHNGKVLKDETTLADNKVSEDGFLVVMLSKSKTSVGSSSTQPAAAPTITPTSNSTPAIAVQAPVSKSTSASETATATAQTDTYGQAASNLVADNNLDQMIQQIMDIGGGNWDIETVTRALRAAYNNPERAVDYLYSGIPETVEVAVPVAHFPAGQATETGAAGAPPGSGAPNTSPLNMFPQETLSAGGGDGGEGLGSLDFLRSNQQFQTLRSMVQANPQILQPMLQELGKQNPHLLGIIQEHHAEFLQLLSEPLEGSEGEMFEQVDQEMPHAINVTPAEQEAIERLEAMGFDRALVVEAFLACDRNEELAANYLLENAGDFED encoded by the exons ATGAAGCTCACTGTTAAGACTCTCAAAGGCAGCCATTTCGAAATTAGGGTTCAGCCCACTGATACA GTTATGGCTGTCAAGAAAAATATTGAAGATGTGCAAGGAAAGGACAATTACCCATGCGGGCAGCAACTATTGATCCACAATGGGAAAGTATTGAAAGATGAGACTACACTGGCGGACAATAAGGTCTCTGAAGATGGTTTTCTTGTTGTAATGCTTAGCAAG AGTAAAACATCAGTTGGGAGCTCTTCTACCCAG CCGGCTGCTGCACCTACAATTACACCTACATCAAACTCAACTCCTGCAATTGCAGTTCAAGCACC GGTCTCAAAGAGCACATCTGCTTCTGAAACAGCAACAGCTAC TGCACAAACTGATACCTATGGTCAAGCTGCTTCGAACTTAGTAGCTGATAATAATCTTGACCAGATGATTCAACAAATAATGGATATAGGAGGTGGGAACTGGGATATAGAAACTGTTACTCGTGCACTTAGAGCAGCTTATAACAATCCAGAGCGAGCAGTGGATTATTTGTACTCT GGTATTCCAGAAACAGTGGAAGTTGCTGTCCCAGTGGCTCATTTCCCTGCAGGTCAGGCAACTGAAACAGGTGCAGCAGGAGCTCCACCTGGCTCTGGAGCACCCAATACGTCTCCCCTGAATATGTTTCCTCAG GAGACactttctgctggtggtggcgATGGTGGTGAGGGACTTGGGTCCCTTGATTTCCTTCGAAGTAATCAACAG TTTCAAACACTGCGTTCGATGGTTCAGGCAAATCCACAAATTTTACAG CCCATGCTTCAGGAGCTAGGGAAGCAAAACCCTCATTTACTAGGAATAATTCAAGAACATCATGCAGAATTTCTTCAGTTATTAAGTGAACCTCTTGAAGGGTCTGAAGG GGAAATGTTTGAACAGGTCGACCAAGAGATGCCTCATGCtatcaatgtgacccctgctgAACAGGAGGCTATTGAAAGG CTTGAGGCAATGGGATTTGATAGAGCCCTTGTCGTCGAGGCATTTTTGGCTTGTGATCGCAATGAGGAATTGGCTGCTAACTACCTGTTGGAAAATGCTGGAGATTTTGAGGATTGA
- the LOC110626648 gene encoding probable serine incorporator, whose translation MWAASCLASCCAACACDACRTVVSGISRRSARIAYCGLFALSLIVSWILREVAAPLMEKLPWINHFHKTPDREWFETDAVLRVSLGNFMFFTILAVLMVGVKNQKDPRDSLHHGGWMMKVICWCILVIFMFFLPNEIVSFYESISKFGSGLFLLVQVVLLLDFVHGWNDKWIGYGEQFWYIALFVVSLVCYLTTFVFSGFLFHWFTPSGQDCGLNTFFIVMTLIFVFVFAIVALHPAVSGSIFPASVISFYCMYLCYSGLASEPREYECNGLHKHSKAVSTGTLTIGLVTTVLSVVYSAVRAGSSTTLLSPPSSPRAGKPLLPLENKTEAEHDDKEKSKPVTYSYAFFHIIFSLASMYSAMLLTGWSTSVGESGKLVDVGWPSVWVRIITGWATASLYLWSLVAPIMFPDREF comes from the exons ATGTGGGCGGCTTCTTGCCTTGCGTCTTGCTGTGCAGCCTGTGCCTGTGATGCTTGCCGCACAGTTGTTTCAGGGATAAGCAGGAGATCCGCCAGAATTGCATACTGTGGTCTCTTTGCTCTGTCTCTGATTGTTTCATGGATTCTTCGTGAGGTCGCCGCTCCTCTCATGGAGAAGCTACcct GGATCAATCACTTCCATAAGACACCCGATAGGGAATGGTTTGAAACTGATGCAGTGCTGCGTGTTAGCTTGGGAAATTTTATGTTCTTCACTATTCTAGCTGTTCTAATGGTTGGTGTAAAAAATCAGAAGGATCCTCGTGACAGTTTGCACCATGGTGGATGGATGATGAAAGTTATTTGTTGGTGCATTTTGGTAAtctttatgtttttccttccaAATGAGATAGTCAGCTTCTATG AATCAATATCCAAATTTGGCTCAGGATTGTTTCTTCTTGTTCAAGTTGTACTTTTGTTGGATTTTGTTCATGGATGGAATGACAAGTGGATTGGATATGGTGAACAATTCTG GTATATTGCTCTGTTTGTTGTTTCACTTGTCTGTTACTTGACAACATTTGTCTTCTCGGGATTTCTCTTCCATTGGTTCACACCATCTGGACAGGACTGTGGCTTAAACACCTTCTTTATTGTTATGACCTTGATTTTCGTGTTTGTTTTTGCAATTGTTGCACTCCATCCTGCT GTAAGTGGTAGCATTTTCCCAGCATCAGTTATATCCTTTTACTGCATGTACCTGTGCTACAGTGGACTTGCCAGTGAACCAAGGGAATATGAGTGCAATGGTCTTCACAAACATTCTAAAGCTGTTTCCACTGGCACCCTCACCATCGGCCTGGTTACAACTGTTCTATCAGTTGTCTATTCTGCTGTACGTGCTGGGTCCTCTACAACTCTTCTCTCCCCACCAAGCTCACCCCGTGCAG GGAAACCTCTACTGCCATTGGAGAACAAGACAGAAGCAGAGCACGATGACAAAGAGAAATCTAAGCCAGTCACATACTCTTATGCCTTCTTCCATATTATCTTCTCCCTTGCTAGTATGTATTCGGCTATGCTTTTGACTGGGTGGTCAACCTCAGTTGGGGAGAGTGGAAAGCTAGTCGATGTGGGGTGGCCATCTGTCTGGGTCCGGATCATTACAGGCTGGGCAACTGCATCTCTCTATCTTTGGTCTCTGGTTGCTCCTATTATGTTCCCAGACAGGGAGTTCTGA